A stretch of the Clostridium fungisolvens genome encodes the following:
- a CDS encoding U32 family peptidase, which translates to MARYFNNKKIELLAPSGTMETFKKMVQANCDAIYLGGKSLNMRMMRKGFNFSDEEIKEALKMAHAVNKKVYITVNNMINDSEIDEAIEYLRFLNEVPVDGIIVQDLGILQICKEHNFNNFEIHSSVMMNVHNIEFVKALQEFGVTRVVLSREMDLKTAKHLQNQTNIETEYFVHGDMCVANGGNCYYSSIVFGNSSNRGRCFKPCRWPYVIKKDGSLFNTEFPLAVKDMYMYEHIPELIEASITSFKIEGRMRDTDFIVDLVNAYGDAIDRYIENPLSFNRKEHAAELFDGRKRDFTTAYAFGRPGLDFINTRYEGTGKFYSTGKVFSVPTEEPEITDKAINELQSDLNNFNGKVASKNKLSVKVNNYAQAKLSIELGVDRIYLPCEVLLPDQFVSLDQLQDLVNTKNKTEIYLDLPQMMNELQFDMLDHYLEKHGHLFDGLLVSNLGAINKYGHKYPLITNYNLNIYNEKASKFYRNLGVNETTISLEIKNNELAKFISLSESPLELIAHGPLRVMYLDHNLYENIDVLKPIEKCDNKYVENDVLVLMTDKGENPVYIDQNGKNHLFTSKEFCLLPILESLSFEKPINLRIEGQTYTLDELKTIIEVYQTAISDKSKCKELYSQLQPKRAGFTLGALSFKSI; encoded by the coding sequence ATGAAGAGATAAAAGAAGCCTTAAAGATGGCACATGCTGTTAATAAGAAAGTTTATATTACAGTAAACAATATGATTAATGATAGTGAAATTGATGAAGCAATTGAGTATCTACGTTTCTTAAACGAGGTTCCTGTTGATGGAATCATAGTTCAAGATCTTGGAATTCTGCAAATTTGTAAAGAACATAACTTTAATAACTTCGAGATTCACTCTTCTGTAATGATGAATGTGCACAATATTGAGTTTGTAAAAGCATTGCAAGAATTTGGAGTAACTAGAGTTGTATTATCAAGAGAAATGGATTTGAAAACCGCTAAGCATTTGCAGAATCAAACTAATATCGAAACTGAATACTTTGTCCATGGAGATATGTGTGTTGCAAACGGAGGGAACTGCTACTACAGTTCTATAGTTTTTGGCAATAGTTCTAACCGTGGCAGATGCTTTAAACCTTGCAGATGGCCATATGTTATAAAAAAAGATGGTTCTTTGTTTAACACTGAATTCCCTCTTGCGGTAAAGGACATGTATATGTATGAACATATTCCTGAGCTTATTGAAGCCTCAATCACATCCTTTAAAATCGAAGGACGTATGAGAGATACTGATTTTATAGTTGATTTAGTAAATGCCTATGGAGATGCAATTGATAGATACATAGAAAATCCTTTAAGCTTTAATCGTAAAGAGCACGCTGCTGAATTGTTCGATGGCAGAAAACGTGATTTCACTACTGCTTATGCTTTTGGTAGACCAGGTTTAGACTTTATAAACACTCGTTATGAAGGAACAGGTAAATTCTACTCTACAGGTAAAGTTTTTTCTGTGCCTACTGAAGAACCAGAAATTACTGATAAAGCTATAAATGAACTTCAGTCAGATTTAAATAATTTCAATGGCAAAGTAGCTTCTAAAAACAAGTTATCTGTTAAGGTAAATAATTATGCTCAAGCAAAGCTTTCTATAGAGCTCGGAGTAGATAGAATCTACTTACCTTGCGAGGTTTTACTACCAGATCAATTTGTAAGCTTAGATCAGCTACAGGACTTAGTTAATACAAAAAATAAAACTGAAATTTATCTAGATTTGCCACAAATGATGAATGAACTTCAATTTGATATGCTCGATCATTATTTAGAAAAACATGGACATTTATTCGATGGGTTACTTGTATCAAATTTAGGAGCTATCAATAAATATGGACATAAGTATCCTTTAATCACCAACTATAACTTAAATATTTATAATGAAAAAGCCTCAAAATTCTATAGAAATCTTGGTGTTAATGAAACTACTATTTCTTTAGAGATAAAAAATAATGAACTTGCAAAGTTTATAAGTTTGTCAGAGTCACCACTTGAATTAATAGCTCATGGACCATTAAGAGTTATGTATTTAGATCATAACCTTTATGAAAATATTGACGTCTTAAAACCTATAGAAAAATGTGATAATAAATATGTAGAAAATGATGTGCTAGTTTTAATGACTGATAAAGGTGAAAACCCAGTTTATATAGATCAAAATGGAAAGAATCATTTATTTACCTCTAAGGAGTTTTGTTTACTTCCAATACTTGAAAGCTTAAGTTTCGAAAAGCCAATAAATCTACGTATTGAGGGACAAACTTATACTCTTGATGAGTTGAAAACCATTATTGAGGTTTATCAAACTGCTATATCAGATAAATCTAAATGTAAAGAGTTATATTCACAATTACAGCCAAAAAGAGCAGGCTTTACACTTGGTGCATTATCCTTCAAATCTATATAG